Within Sorangiineae bacterium MSr11367, the genomic segment GCTTGTGCGAGGTGAGGTTGACCATGGTGCTGGATGTGTTCGCGCCCGGCGCGAAATAGCGCAAAGCCTGTTGCAAGGTGAAAGGCGTTCCTCCCGAGCAATAGTTCGGATCGAAGATCCCGTCCGGCGTTCCGCTGCCATTCCCATTCAGCGTGACCGTGAACGTTGCATCTTCCTGATTGGCCTCACGTACTGCAATCCAATACGTGCCCGTCGTTTGGATTTGAAAGACGATGCGCGAATCTTTGGTGCTGCTGTTCGCATTGTCATTGGAGGCCAGCGTCGTGTAATCCGCCGCGAGAAGCCAGGCCATGGCGTCGGTGGACGTCGTCGAGTGAACGGTGATCTCGATGGAATCCCCTGCCGTTCCCGAAAAGCTGTAGGCGCGATAAAGTGGATTTTCCGTGTACGTGACGGTCTTGCTCTGGCCGTAGCTGATTGGCCCCAATTTCTCGTTGTCTTGAAGAGCACGCAGCTCGGAGGCGGTGGTTTCGACCGTCTCTTGCTGCGGGTCCACGGCTTCGTCGGCGACGTTCGCGCACGCCACGAGACCAAGAATGGAAAACGACGCAAAACACGAAATGAGTTTCGTCGAATGCATGAAAGCTCCCTCGGATGTACGAGCGGCAACGAGCCAACGGCGCAGCCCACGAGCCGCCATTGGCTCGTTGTCCGACTCGACTCCTTCTTACGCCGAGGCGCTTTCGAGACTTCCTGCTATTTATTCCTCAAATAGCGCCACGCGCGGTAATTGCTAATTGCCGAATTACGCCAGCTTTACTGGCGGCTATTGCCTTTCCGACTCGAAACAAGTCAGGAACGTTAGCGCGCCGCCGCGAGCTGCTCGATGGCGGTTAGACGCGCGCGCACTTCGTTACGCGGCAGGTAGATGAGCAGCGCTTGCTCGAGGGCGGGCAGGGCGCGTGCGAGATCTTGCCGGGTCATCGTCCTGCTGTTCACGCCAACGCGATTCAGGGCTCGCGCAATCACCGCGGGGCCGAACACCGATGCGAGCCCGCTGGCTTCGACGACGGCGTCGAAAAGCGAATTCCCGAGGATCGCCGCCAA encodes:
- a CDS encoding PPC domain-containing protein, whose amino-acid sequence is MHSTKLISCFASFSILGLVACANVADEAVDPQQETVETTASELRALQDNEKLGPISYGQSKTVTYTENPLYRAYSFSGTAGDSIEITVHSTTSTDAMAWLLAADYTTLASNDNANSSTKDSRIVFQIQTTGTYWIAVREANQEDATFTVTLNGNGSGTPDGIFDPNYCSGGTPFTLQQALRYFAPGANTSSTMVNLTSHKRRRSCNKVTGCGAWQTNNGAIVWTHDSTTTLDTASILAKVESDSSVQLYVQGSGSKQALRCGPADSDGTFPCIGNPSQGCDGSHGLKDSTAIVNALPELHASTTCFHAKMSGSTISSSSADYVETEAVLYGTTLSPTN